GGCCCTGAAAGTCGTCCATCATGGTCTTCAGCTTTTTCCCTAGTCCGCTGACCACTGAAGTCCGCGTCCTGTCAGCTGAAGACCCTGGGCCACAACCTGGGACCCGCCTGTTGGTGGCATTGGACTTTTCCAATGCCTCCAACTTGCCTTTAATGAGTTTGACCCGCTTCAAAACCTGCGCCACGTCAGCATCCATGCGGGCCCGCAAGTCCTTCATGGTCTTGGCATTGTGGACCGTTTTGCTCTCCTCATTGGATTCCTGCAGCCGCTTGTAGAGCTTCTCGACATCGCCCATGTCTTTCTTGACATTCTCGACATCGTCAAAGAATGTATCGAGGTTAACGCCCTCGACGCGGCTGTCGCCACCCGCCTCGAGGTCGTTGCCCTGGGCATTTttgaaagaatttgagaagAGATCGTTCATCTTGGCCGCCTATTGGAGTGCTTGTTGCGGTTGGCGGCAGAGTGAGATATGTGTGTGTTTAGATTAAAAGGGGCGGCTGGTCAACAACTTTTCTTGCTCTCTCCGGAAAAGAGTCGCATGGTAGGGTTGGagggagaagaaaagaagagaaaagccAAGATTTCATGTGGAAATTATAAAAAGGtggatttgtatttttttactatttcagtAATAAATTAGGGAAGACTTATTTTAGAGGTGTTGAGATAGTAATGGACACCCTAATGTTTAGGTCTATATTGTAGGAGAAGGATGTgattgttttcctttttttcatttgGTTTCTTGCATTTCAAATGGGGAGTATAAAAATAGCATTAGGTGTGGTGAAATTCTTGCATTTCAAATGGGGAGTATAAAAATAGCATAGCATTATTAGGTgttgtaaaaattactatagtAATAAATTCACAAAAGTGTAATAAATCACACTTTATGCGCGTACGACGTCGTTCCTTCTGAAACCCTTTTCCATACTGAGTCGCATCACAAATCTGTCTCCTTCCAACATTCTCAGTTGTCAAAACCTTCGATCTCCCCAAAAACTAGACGTGGTAACAAGCAATGGCCACCTCAATTGCCGCCATGACGGCTCGGAGAGCTGCTACTCTTGCTCGGCTCTCACCATCCACTCGAGCCGCTTCTCTGGTTTCCCGCCGCGGCCTCGCTGGCACAGCTGGTACTGATCTGAAATCTTTATGCTGATTTGTTCGTTAGTGTTAGTATTTCGATTGGTGATTGTTGTGTATCTGAttgattaattttgattttgaatctgCTTGGtgtaaattagtttttttttactaCTTGACAATGTTTTCGAATTTCAGACCTCCATGGGCCACCGAAGGTTAATATTTGGGAAGACCCGATGAGTCCGTCCAAGTGGAAGGAAGAacatgtgagtaaataaaaacTCGGTACAcgttttttttgccaaaaattgtCAACCAATTATGTAATTAGGGTTCTGggtttttctttttgatttaaGATGGATGATTGTATGATAAAATGAATGCATATATGGAGATTGGAAACCTTAGGTTGTGTTTCGATTGCTTGAAATAAAAATGTTATAGAAGAGTTATGGAGGATCAGTAATTAGGTAGTGTTGCTTGCTAATGTCTGAATTTTATGATGCAAGTTTTGTAGTTACTTGTTGCTATCTGGAGTTGTTCTTGTGTTTTACGAATCGATTGATATCCATAGACATAGTCATAGAATGTTTTTATTGTGGAAGCTTCAATTTCTTGATACTCTTTGTAAGACAGATCCATAGGAAATAGGAGCAAAGATCTGCCATGTACTTATAGACACTGAATATTGAACAATGTTGAATTTCTTCATCTGGACTAAGTGATATTCTTCATCACTAGAAGTGTGAAAAGTAGGAGTGCATTGGTGCCTTACACTCATAAAAATTAAGCATTTCCTGAACAATGATAAAAATATAGGCTATCATGAAAAGGGTAAAAGATAAGAGAATCAGACTATAAGTTAGTAAACGCACATGAGGCATTCCTGAACAGTGATATAAGTCCTTATCTGGATAATAATTGATTTTTGGGATTTATTGAAGGTTTGTACTAGGAAGTTCTTAATTTTAGTTTGGATTAATTTAGAGGGATAAGCATGAATGCATATGCTGGCTCTTTATAATGGGCCAAGATCCTGTAattatgatgtggttatgtccTGATTCCAAATTCTTATGAACTCTCAGCTCATTCCAACGGTCAGCTTGCTGGCTAACCCCCTCAGTTTATAGATTCTTTCACAAAAATATGGAGTTGAACAGTTATCATGCAGACTAGTCCACACAAAATGCATGTTATTGTTTCACACAGATAACTTGTCAAGTTTTTGCCTTATGACTTTATGTCAAGATCACAATTCACAAGTATCTTGTCTCATGAACATGAAGTGTGTTTACTAGTAAGTTTCATTGAGTCTCTGACCTCTGTCTGCTCATGTTAAGTGTATTAGTTTTTGGTACTTGCAAGCAGGGTCTGTAACCTTCTCAGATCGCTTCTTAAACGTTtgctatttatttataattacatGTCCTTTTGATTTGTAGTTTGTGATTGCCTCTTTAACCGGGTGGTTTACCCTTTTCTACGGAGCTTACAAGGCTTTTAGTGGAGGCACGGACAAAGGAGAGGTATGTTTCTTCTTCTAAATTTTTTAGATATTGCAGCAATTAATAGGAACAAAGCATGTTTATGTAGAAtgttatatatatgtgtgtatgtgCGTGCGCGTCTGCATCTACGTAGTCATAAATAAATACGGATATAACCCATGTTGCTCCCCTATTTTTGATTTTGTTTCCTGACTTGCCTGCAATTACATTGATTTTCATGTACTCTGCAGAAAGTAGAAGAAACAGCACAATAGGGGACAGCGGTTCAAGTTGctgttatttttttcttctaataTTATGTGCTTCAACTTATTGTTTGTGTGAAGAAAGTTCATCTCCACCTGATTTCTGTAATGATCATTAAGAATATTCAGCTGATTGATTTCTCGACGCTGTACTTTTCTTGGTGGAAGAATGGACGTCCTCTCTTTCCCTAGTCGCTTTCTTGTTCCAACTAcatctttgttttgttttaccATTGCTAGTTTGTCACTCTTTTGTATGTTTTGGTTCTACTTTGGAACTGCCTTTTTAACTCCAAATTTAGGTGTGAAATTGGATAAGTGAAACCAGGTTCGAGATTTATGATCTTTAGACATCTAACTTGTTTATGTTATCATGTCAAAATTTTCTCTAAAAATGATTGAAGTTTGGATTTTTTTCATGCATTCTGAAACTCTTGATTTTTGTCTCTATCTTTATTTACAATAGTCTTCGACCTTTTTTCTCTTTAGTTTTTTAAATTGAGGGATAATATCTTCGAAAAAATTGTTGTGCTTGGCCTTTCAGAATGCCGGAAGTATTCTGCTATCATACGACCATAGATTCAGGAAAATGGCGATtcaaaatggactaaattagtaacaaattatgcattactcagtggcttatgatgatgattttaaattaatctTAGCCtaaggaaaaatatttttggcatGGTAATAATATATAACACGTTCATGACTTGTACTATTGAAACAAATTAGACAATGCAACATGAAATTCTAAGAAGCACAATGATAAACCAAGTGTGAAACTTAATCAGTAATTTGTCTCTAAATCTCGAAACTTTGtactaataaattaataaatgcCTAGAAATATATCTTTCAGACACTATTTCTACTTCCATATTTGTCCAAGAGTTTTCAtcgaataaattaataattgagACAATCAGACAATTAAGTAAATACTTGCAGTTCCATTTTACGGCTTGTTCatcccaactaaaagaaaaaacaaattatCTCCTTAAGTTCATGATCTGAATTCTTGTGAAAATTTATGCTGCATGGCAAAAGGTGTAAATAAAACATGGATTAGTTGGAGCAAAACTTGAAAATTTGTGGAGAGTAAAGCTCACATGAACCAAAAAGGTGAACATGAAACATGATTACATATTATACAACATGTAACTACAATAAATAAAAGGTTCGCAAAGGGAAGAACAAAAATTTGACAGAATAATTGGAATAAAGTATTTCTCACGAATGCCTGCCCCTGCCCCTGCCACCACCATTACGCCCTCGGCCCCTGTGATGTCTTCTTCCACCACCACGCCTTCCATTGAAACTCATGGACGGAGGCGGTGGCTGCAAACCTAAACTATCTTGGGATCCCTGAGACTGGACTGCTTGATCTCCGCCACCATTCAGAGGCTGTGGTGGACCTTGCTGGCCTTGCACTCCAAACTGAGGCGGTGGTGGACCTTGCTGGCCCTGCACTCCAAACTGAGGCGGCGGTGGCCCTTGCTGGCCCTGCATTCCAAACTGCGATGCATTCTGATCCATACACCAATGTGGAATCATCCTACCAATATTTTGTAGTCCAACCATTGGATTAAAGTTTGGTGGCATCCCGGTGATCATACCAATTTGCTGTTGAAATGGTGCACCCGCCGGGAACAGGTAGGGTAAGTTTTGCTGCATCCACAGCATCCCGTTTGGCGGCAATCCAGCAAGAAGGTTTGCATTTAGTTGCTGATGTTGCGGAAACCCATTGTTCCAACTTCCAGTCGGAGCAGGAAAGGCCGGTGCTTGAGGGCTTTGCTGGAACAGAGGAGAAATGGCACCTTGATCACCAAAACCCTGCTCATAGCCTGATGAACCCTGGTGATGACTGTCTTGATTTAATGGTGTTCCAACACGAGCAAAATGTTGGTTTTCGCCACCTGGATGAGTTTGTGCAGTAGAATCACGTTTATTGTTCCAGCTCCCGTTCCCTTTCTGATTATTCTGCTGACGtttctccttcctcttgtttcCAGGCTTGGAATCATTTGTTCCccttttcttcatcttcatcattcTCTTGAACTCGGCCTCTTTCTCGTCATCCGAGAATTCAGCATCCTCAGATAGCTCTTCGTCGTTCTCATTAGATGCATCATACCCTTTCTGGTAGAGATTCTTGTTATTTAGTACATGATCTGCAAACTCGGCAACGAACGAGATCAAGGTGCCTTGTTGGATACCAGTTGGGACTTCCTCCTCAGAGTCGTATCTCACAATGTAGTAAGGGTTCTTCACAGGCCCAAAAATTTCATCAACAATCCCCAGCGGTGATCTGCTATCAGTAATCCAAAGAATTGAGCCTTCATTGAGAGGATTGTGTTTCTCGACACCTTCCACAATCACTTGGGCGCCAATCATCTGTCCAATGTTAATAATACTACTCAATCCAAGAAaaccaaatcaagaaaacatTATCAATGAATGCAACATAGCAAAGAAGTTTTACCGACAAAACTGTTCCAACTGGAATGGTTTGATGATGTGGTTCCAAGGTCACATCAACACAAGGAACAGGAGGGAGATCCTGCATAATAGGAAAGAAAGAGTAGAACAACATAAGTGTTTCACATTATGAGCAAATCTGACTACAGATTACAGAAAGCGAAACCATGAAAATGCATCCATCATAAGATAACTGTGAGCAATCATCTGTTGACAAATGACAGATATTGAATGAATTGTTGGTTCCAAAACAACAGGTTGCATGGTAATGGTCCTTGCAGAACTTAGACTTCCATTAGAGCTTTGTAGCTATATAATTCCTCCTCATTTTTGCTCGAACATAGGGCATGGCAACTTTCGTTGCACGAAATGAAGGTATTTCACATAACACAGATATCAAGCATCAAAGGGCACGGACAATACCTTAATTACCAAAAGATCCTTTTCT
This sequence is a window from Salvia splendens isolate huo1 chromosome 5, SspV2, whole genome shotgun sequence. Protein-coding genes within it:
- the LOC121805041 gene encoding H/ACA ribonucleoprotein complex non-core subunit NAF1-like; translation: MEGAGVNMPDLGEEVVDFESIRGQLVDGRKEFDVLGKALEGSTVKAEPLCGLELEDGEIEGDVEECVEKCSDRNLGDLGCLVEEQLGKVSLDGAAEKNLCVLQVVASLNHENSGVEEAVTEDSSKSVEVGIGTCDGMKSDGDVVVLGDNKNKVDESVDDGDGSENESEDEDESSSDSSSSSSSSSSSEDDDDGENTGKNGEGSGDEETEMEDGEIMLSDLEEMVSWSDVEDEDGGGAGGGPIESKNELKDLPPVPCVDVTLEPHHQTIPVGTVLSMIGAQVIVEGVEKHNPLNEGSILWITDSRSPLGIVDEIFGPVKNPYYIVRYDSEEEVPTGIQQGTLISFVAEFADHVLNNKNLYQKGYDASNENDEELSEDAEFSDDEKEAEFKRMMKMKKRGTNDSKPGNKRKEKRQQNNQKGNGSWNNKRDSTAQTHPGGENQHFARVGTPLNQDSHHQGSSGYEQGFGDQGAISPLFQQSPQAPAFPAPTGSWNNGFPQHQQLNANLLAGLPPNGMLWMQQNLPYLFPAGAPFQQQIGMITGMPPNFNPMVGLQNIGRMIPHWCMDQNASQFGMQGQQGPPPPQFGVQGQQGPPPPQFGVQGQQGPPQPLNGGGDQAVQSQGSQDSLGLQPPPPSMSFNGRRGGGRRHHRGRGRNGGGRGRGRHS